A window from Corynebacterium singulare encodes these proteins:
- a CDS encoding biliverdin-producing heme oxygenase, with protein MTTTLNKPLSVALREATARAHEHAENSAFMQRLLSGELNKSAVADLAGQLWFVYGALENAVRSVATTPIAGAVADPRLERRQALEADLKILVGENWSEEIRILPATTAYTARLEKIVSQPVEVVAHHYVRYLGDISGGQVIAARLGAHYGVPPEALNFYDFTSIGKIPPYRTGYRRRVDSLELNVEQREAMLSEAERAFSFNSAIFAELGRLY; from the coding sequence GTGACTACCACTCTCAATAAACCTTTGTCCGTTGCGTTGCGAGAGGCGACTGCGCGTGCGCATGAGCATGCGGAGAATTCGGCATTCATGCAGCGCCTGTTGTCAGGGGAGCTCAATAAGTCAGCCGTGGCTGATTTGGCCGGCCAATTGTGGTTTGTATATGGAGCTCTCGAGAACGCCGTTCGCAGCGTGGCGACTACTCCCATTGCCGGTGCGGTGGCGGATCCACGGCTGGAACGTCGTCAAGCACTGGAAGCAGATCTGAAAATACTCGTTGGCGAAAACTGGAGCGAGGAGATTCGCATTCTTCCAGCGACGACGGCCTATACCGCGCGCTTAGAAAAAATAGTTAGCCAACCAGTAGAAGTGGTAGCTCATCACTACGTGCGCTATCTCGGTGATATTTCCGGTGGGCAGGTGATTGCAGCGCGTTTGGGGGCCCATTACGGAGTTCCTCCTGAGGCCCTGAACTTCTATGACTTCACTTCAATTGGAAAAATCCCGCCTTATCGCACGGGATACCGCAGGCGTGTGGATAGCCTGGAGCTTAACGTTGAACAGCGTGAAGCTATGCTCTCGGAGGCAGAGCGGGCTTTCAGCTTTAATTCGGCGATTTTCGCTGAATTGGGGCGCCTCTATTAG